The DNA region ACTGGGAAAACTCGAAAACCCTGATCCGATCCAGTCCGGTGCAACACAATAAAAATTCGCGGCTTCTAACTTTGTCATCACCTCACACCAACTGAAACTTTGGGAGGGCAAACCATGCAAAAAGACGATGGGCAAACGCTTTTCAACTTTCGTTTTTGTCTCGCGATAAAACCATTCCAGACCGTTGACCGTTATCTTTTTTTCGAGCAATTTCATTGATTTTTCGAGTTCCTCACAGCATTGGGTCTCAATATAGTAATGCGCGATATAGCCGTAGATTATGCTTTTCTCTGAAAAAAATAGGAAATACTGCGGACAACTAAAGCGCTTTGACTGTTTAGATTCTTGCTTTTAAGTGATATCTTTTGAGTAATTTCATTAATAACCACCGTGGCAAATAGTGGACGCTAAATTTTCTCCCGCAAATACCATAATCAAGCCGACAGGCAATCAACTACTTGGTCTTTTAACTGCTTTATTGATTGGATTGTCCTTCGCTGTAACAACTTTTGACGCCTCGGCAGGTATTCCATTATGGATCCTGCTCATGGTCTCTGCGGCGATCGCCAGTGCCTTAGGTGTCTGGGTTGTACCGCTGTTACAACGACTAAAAACAGGACAAATCATTAGGGAAGAAGGACCTCAAGCCCACCTCAGAAAAGCTGGCACACCGACAATGGGTGGTCTAATTTTTCTCCCGGTTGGTATCGTTGCAGGTCTAGTTTTTTCTGGGTTTAATTTTGAGGCAATCGCCGTCGCATTGGTCACGGCAGCCTATGGCCTCATCGGTTGGGTTGATGATTGGCAAGTTTTAAGGTTGAAATCAAATAAAGGTATTTCCCCCAAAACAAAACTCGTTCTACAAATTGCTGTAGCTATTGCCTTCTGCGTGTGGTTGGCTTTTACCCGACCCGATTTAACAACCATTGAATTCTTTGCAGGTTTAAGTTTGCCCCTCGGATTTATCTTTTGGGCATTGGCTGGCTTTGCGATGGTTGCAGAGAGCAATGCCACAAATTTAACGGACGGTGTTGATGGTCTCGCGGGTGGTACCGGGGCGATCGCCCTCCTCGGCATGGGACTTTTGGTATTACCTGAACACCCTGCCCTAACAGTATTTTGCGCCTGCATGAGTGGTGCTTGTCTTGGTTTTATTGTCCACAACCGTAACCCAGCAAAAGTCTTTATGGGTGATACCGGCTCCCTTGCCCTTGGTGGGGCGATCGCCTCAGTTGGTATTCTCGGCGGCAATGTATGGGGGCTCTTTATTATTAGCGGCATTTTCTGCATCGAAGCTATTTCCGTTATCGCTCAAGTCAGCTATTACAAAGCCACAAAAGATGAGACAGGCAAAGGTAAGCGTCTCCTGAAAATGGCACCCATCCACCACCATTTCGAACTGAGTGGTTGGGCAGAGACTCAAATTGTTGGGACGTTTTATATCATCAGTACCTTGCTCGTTGTACTGAGCTTTTTCATCACCTAAAAACATAAATTAGAAGACCACAAGCTAAAATCATACTGATCCCCTGTGGCTATGTAGCTTCTCCATGACTCTCATCACCCCGATTGCCAAAGTAGAACGCAAAGAAACCGGTCGTACAGTCGGCAAAGGAGCAAGACCCTGGACCATTATGTTGATGGTTAGTCTTGCACTGATTGGAGGGATGGGATCTCGCCTCGCCTTTTTACAACTCGTTCAAGGCAAAGAACTCCAAAAAGTTGCCCGAGAAAATAGCGTCCGTTTAGCACCAAAACCCCCAGTTCGCGGCAATATCTTTGACCGAAACGGGAAAATTTTAGCCACGACTAAATTAGCTCATTCTGCGTATCTGTGGCCCCTTGCCCGCACCAAACCAAACTGGGAAGCTACGCGGGATCTCCTCGGCCAACTCATTGGCATGACTCCCGATGAGATTGAAACGTTTCTCGACGAACATAACGTTTATTCCACAGAACCGATTCCCATCGCCCGTAATCTCACCGATGCACAGATTACGGCCATTGAAGAATTTCACTCCCAGCTAGATGGTGTCGAAGTTATTATCGAACCCATTCGCGATTATCCCG from [Leptolyngbya] sp. PCC 7376 includes:
- the mraY gene encoding phospho-N-acetylmuramoyl-pentapeptide-transferase; its protein translation is MDAKFSPANTIIKPTGNQLLGLLTALLIGLSFAVTTFDASAGIPLWILLMVSAAIASALGVWVVPLLQRLKTGQIIREEGPQAHLRKAGTPTMGGLIFLPVGIVAGLVFSGFNFEAIAVALVTAAYGLIGWVDDWQVLRLKSNKGISPKTKLVLQIAVAIAFCVWLAFTRPDLTTIEFFAGLSLPLGFIFWALAGFAMVAESNATNLTDGVDGLAGGTGAIALLGMGLLVLPEHPALTVFCACMSGACLGFIVHNRNPAKVFMGDTGSLALGGAIASVGILGGNVWGLFIISGIFCIEAISVIAQVSYYKATKDETGKGKRLLKMAPIHHHFELSGWAETQIVGTFYIISTLLVVLSFFIT